The nucleotide sequence TCTGCAGCCACACAGCTACTTTAAAGTCAACCTAGAAGTCAACAACAGACACAGACTCACATGACATTACAGCATAATCTAACCTGCAGGCTAAAGTGTGTTAGGTCACGTTAAGTCGAGTAAAGTCAGTTTATAAGAGCAGGAAACAGCTGGTGTTTACTAAAATGCTTTGCTGCAAAAGTAAAAACCACACATGGAAAATGAACACTGCAGACTGAGGAATAAAAGGGCAAActttgcagagagagaggcagaaggTGACCAGCAGAAAGTGGCAGACTGTTTGAATAATCACTGAATAGTTCCCAGTGAAGATTGAACActatttctatattttaattatttaattcttattttatttgtaagacaaaagacaaacaaagacacaaaaacgtAGAAAGACAACTATAATGGTGACAGGTACAGCAAGGATTAGGAGGTGAAagtgataataatagtaatagtaatagtaataatataaatCATAATAgttaaagaaaaatagaaaataagaaactcaaaaaataaaatagaataaaattaaattaaatacaaataaaattagataaaataacaataaataaataaataagttaacaaataaaattttaaaaaatgaatcattATAATCATGGATCACTAATTATGTGCCCATCCCTTATTATAAGTTCAAATCTTCGATCTAAATTCGTAGGACCAAGCAAGGTGTGTATTTCCAACGAACGTGTCTTTCGACATTCAGGTATCTCTGCTCCCTTTGTTTGTTCAGTTAAAGTGACCTTTAGGTAACTTGTTATTTCAACTGTTTCACAGAGCAGTAACACACAGTGCAGTGGACCAACAGACCGATTATACCGACTAAACAGACTGAGGAAATCTTAATAAATGACAACATGAAGGGTCAAAGTTTGATTTATTAAATCTCAAACATCATCATGAATCTGAGCTCAACATCTTCTCCCTACTTTctgaagaagacagaaaagtAACGCTGCAGGAGATGAGAAGAATACTCAGTGACTGCAGGTTGAACTCTGACATcccaaatttaaaaacacagctttacttacttatttaaatGTTGAGAAAGCATGAACATTAAACTCAGTCCTCCTTTAAACAGGTAAATGAACACCTGCAGGGTGAGAAACAAAAGCTGGTTTACTTTATAAAGTTTCTCTTTTAAATTTGTTCATGGTACCACTTGAATCCTCACACTTGTTAAATGATACTTAACCATGCAGCTGAAACTCAAACCTGTCCTCgttttattatttcagaaaGTTATAATTAAttatgtaaaaatgaaatgattgtttttcctcctctgagccGACAGTTTGACTTTAGAAACACATTAACTGTTTGATGTAATTAGAGTTTAGCCTGAGGCGGTTTAAACATTGTGatggaccacacacacacacacacatgcacacgcacgcatgcacacacacatgcacacacacacacacacacacgaacacacgcacacacatacacacatacacacatacacacacatacacacacatacacacacatacacacacatagacacacacacacacacacacacacacacacacacacatacacacacacacacacacacacacacacacacacacacacacacacacacacacacacacacacacacgcacacacaaatacattgtGCACAACATCACCCGTCAGGACTTCAGCAGACCATTATTGAAAACTCGTCCCCCGGGTTTGGAGCGTCTCCTGCTCCCAAGAGGCTCAGCAGGAAGCACAACAGCCCGAgtctccctcctcctgcaggagctCGCCGCCTCCCCTTGTCGCTCATGCTCTTTCACTCGAGGGAGCTCTGCTACATCGATAATGCAGAAATGTGTTTAATCATGATGCTTGATTATTATGTAAGAggagctttcatttaaaactcTGCTCATCGCAGACATCAGCCAGAAGCTTTCATTGTTTGTGTCTTTCTATTGACGCTCATTAAACTTTGTGAAAAGCATCAAAATTTTACAGATAAGTCTTTCTTTTGGCTCTAAGTGCCTTAAATAAAGTGGAACTAAAGGAGGATGAATcaaaatatggaaaaaaaataaggaGTTTAAAGTCATTTGGAGTCTCGTCCTGATTCTGTGCATGTCTGCAAACCTGTTTTCtgcacaacacaacaacagacaTGTTGATCGTCAGCttgtttttcatctctctctctctctctctctctctctctctctctctctctctctctctctctgtcctgcagcGATGATCGGCCTGCTCTACCCGTGCATCGACAGCTGTCTGGGTGAACCACACAAGTTCAAGCGGGAGTGGTCGAGCGTAATGCGATGCGTTGCCGTGTTCGTGGGGATCAACCACGCCAGCGCTGTATCCTTAAAGCTCTGGAGCTCATGCAGCAGTCATCGTACCTTCCAGTATTTAAATATCTGTTAGAAAGACTTTGATCGGTTGCAGTGTTTTGCTTTCActccttgacctttgacctctatcAGAAAGTGGACTTTGCCAACAACGTCCAGCTGTCTCTGACTCTGGCGGCGCTCTCCATCGGCCTGTGGTGGACGTTCGATCGCTCCCGCAGCGGCTTCGGCCTCGGCGTCACCATCGCCCTGCTGGCAACGCTGGCGACGCAGCTCCTGGTTTATAACGGAGTGTTTCAGTAAGTCATCGCACAGTCAGAGAAACGAGGACAGTGGATCCTGTGTGTTAGTTTTACGTCAGGTGTCTTCTTCTCTACACAGGTATACATCTCCAGACTTCCTCTACATCCGCTCCTGGTTGCCTTGCATCTTCTTCGCCGGGGTGATAACGATGGGAAACATCGGGCGGCAGCTTGCCTTGGTAGGAAGATGAGActcactttaaaacatttaaatcattgCTATAGCTTTCACCCTGTGCGCTGACGTCATCCctcctgtttgtttctgcagtaCGAGTATAAGTTCAATCAAGAGAAGACCCATCAGGACTAAGAGAACTCCGTCAGGACTCTTCTCATTAAGACTTTGCACCAACCTGAAGCAGGTAATCACAGGTAACTAAGCGGGACCTGCTGGCCCTGATGAGCGTGCAGGAGGTGGACCCATctcctgactgactgactgactgattgattgattggtgctTTCTGCTGGAGGACAGTATTTTTGATCGCTTCGAGAGCGACGGTGAGCGACAGGAGCCGAGTTTGTGGTGTTTTCCTCTCGGCTGGGGTTTATCTCCGCTCACCTGGAGGGAAGGGATTAACGGCGGAGCGTCTATCGTTCTGCACATCAGCTCAAATGTTTGAAACCTTTGGCTCCTTTGtgccaaacacagacacacgcgGGATCAGTCTGAACGTCTGCTCTTATCTCCGGATTCTTTCACGTATCAgtggagaacacacacagacacacaggaactTATACCTCCACAGATATGCATCCATATACCAGACTCTATGTATGTTATTAGCTCCTGTATCTAGAGTTGGATGTTCTTGATAAAGGAATGATGATGTGGCTGTTCACCTGTCTGTTTCCGGCTGCGAGGACTCAGTGTTCACCTGCAGTAAGTGTCTGCTCACAGGTACAGTATCATCGGATCCAAAGAGAGCTGTAGTTTggattttaaaggtgcagtttaaAGTTTGGGTATAGTATTTAAACATCCTGACAAAGTGCTCAAAGAGGAGTCCCAGGAGTCACACTCAGCATTGTTGCACCTCTCTAGCTCCACAAAAGCATCACCACAAagacacgacacctcttctgtgcTAAAAAAAAGCCATGCATCTTATACAAAAATTGTTTCATGCATGCAAAGGTTAACCCTGCAGACATGTTCTCACTCTCAGCTCTTCAGATCCAGCAACTTTGCATCAAATCTAATGATCCAGGTACACGTGAGTCATCACCAGCAGgatgcagagctgcagctggagaCACAAACGTcaaatctctgtttttatttccagaTATTTGCAGAGATTTTGTATCTTTCATGATACTCAGCTGCAAGAAGTAAATACTGACTGTAGTTTGAACATAAACAGGTGTAAGTTTGAGCCTTACATCATCATGCATCAGAGATTCATACACTTCTTATTAAGtcactttgttttaaaagacaCCAAATATCCCCTGTAAGTTGATGAATCCATCTGAACATGTATTAATGCATCAAATATTGAAGCATAGTCTTCAGAAATCCATAAACGCATCTTTATCCTTTGTCACAAGGAGAGTCAGTGAGCCCCCTGACTGAACACAAACTGCTCCTGTGTTTTCATTTGAGTATAGATAAAGTTTAAAATACTTTCCACCTTtttcaaacattatttttcagtgttttggtgaAAAATGgtcaaaaagaacattttcttttcctcaaACATCCCAGATTCAAAGTTAAGTGAAGTTAATAAGTTGAGTCTACATATTTAAGACTGCATCACATGAAATTAAAGCTGTGTTAGCTCAACACATATAAACATCTAACCGACTGATTTTCCCTGTGTTATAAAATACTAACCGTGTTTGAGAGTGAGGTGTCGTCTGGATCTAGCTTGTGTCTTTTGGCGAGtttttacaaaaatgaaaatactcTTAAGGCTGATATTTATATTCCTAAAACAGAGATGTTCCTGCaaacatattcaaaataaaatcacacaccTGCAGTGTTTAACGTGTTGAggatcctctctgtgtgtttgcggAGAGGATGGATTTAAGACTCTCCTGTAGAAACTAGAAGATAAAACATGGAGAGTAGAAACAGGGAGTGTGTTCATACTCCACTGGGACTGTTTTTATGATCATTTGTGGTAAACTTTGTAATTAGAGTAAAAGGTGTTTTGGTTGGAGTCATTGACTTCtgctgaaaaatgtgaaaacaaatgAAGGAGACATTTTTAATCTGTTCCTGAGGCTGGCATGTTTTCTAAGAGCTCTGTAGAAATTTTTTCAAACATGAGAAACTGTCAGTTTCGGATGAACTGTATCAAAACAGAgattattacaaataaaaactcCATGTTATGATAAATATTACAGCCTGCTGGTATCTGTGTTCTCCTGACGGGTCACTCATGATCACATGGTCAGCTTTGTACaacttccacagaggcttcaatctgacttccttcagcggtatgaacctgaaacagaaactgatgtttttgtaattaacgggtcttaagtttgctgaaataacaacatcatgatgcagattagtcaaaagtcaaaagtcaagctttgtcaggtctgtcctcaagaggagaagaaaactacttttacaatgtttgtttgttgaatggaggtctatgaaagaggattagaaatgcttttttttttagctctgaccttcttcacggaatgttccatttgttctcagaattctagaacacctgatgttgctctccacacagactgaTACCTAATTGgcggatactactcagactacagacagagaccagaacccttctcagactagaATCCAGACcttgagatccagattcaacatgtttctgaatcagaatctgtaattacaggttagttgtagctgaaagtaaaaaggtTTGTCCTCaagaggacagacctgacaatcatttctgatgctgcgttccaggaagtcaggaaatctaaacgctggttgtctttagtgacacagcatcaagcagatttgtgtctcagtgtaaatgtttgatctagaacagattgttagctgctcttcatgcagatatctgtttatagagagaaagaaatcctccagATTAACAACCAAGGGAGCCGGGATTACGCTGggttgtgttcctcctgcttttgctctccatatagAATGTTTTTCCTACAGACACCGTGTGTAAAAGAGTATGTTTTAAAGCTATAACTATCAACAACATAAAGTTTTGTAATGCGACTAGTAAATAAGAGCACATGAGTTTGAAGTGtgcattagaaacagaatgATGAATGTGACGGGTCAGTTTATGTTCATGCTGTTTGTGGTTTTGGCATCATATACACACAGTAGATGTAAAGCCGGAGATGCAGCACACAGTTAGCTGTCTGCGATGCATAAAATAAAAGGTCTTAAATCTATTAAAAGCTGCCGCTAATTAAGTGGAGAGACAACATATCTggcacaaacactgaaacacaagcTGCAGAACTGCACACATCATCCGGTACAGTGTTCAGTGCTAATGTGGATTAATGtgtgctgtctgtctgcagctcccacagacacacactcctaTAGACAAAAGTAATTAAGATGAATAATCAGGACTTAAAGAGCCTTTGTTTGCATTCTTGCTAAACTCCAGGATAAGGACGCCGTTTCTCCGAGCTTTACGCCGCCGTGTGAGCCAATTTGCTGTGTGAATGTTATTGTTCAAGGCTAACTAGCTAGTAAAACAATAGGCGTGATGTGTCATAGCAGTAAGTGCTGCTCCGAAGAGCTAAACTCCCCACCACTAATGAATTCATTAATCTCTCTATTTATTCCTGACAAGCAATTATCTCCTGCTGCAGAATGAGGGTCAGGAGGCAAGGTTGAAAGCTCTCACACACCCACCGAGGAGGAAACATTAAACACTGCTGTCCTCACACACCTGCTGCcaaaagttatttttatttcccCTTAAAAAATCTGGTGTTTCTCTGGAGGTCCAACTCTTACTGTAACAGGATGAAATCAGTGAAGGTCTGGACCCGCAAGAATTAATAAACCAATGATAGGTCATTATTTTAAGAGTCATATAAATGAGATTAAAGTTTGTATCTTGAGAAACATGCCAGATACATGAGACATAATCCTGATTATTAAATACAAAGCAATGAGAGTATGAGATTTATGAGATAATATCATCTTGTAAATTTGAATTTTCTCTGAATTTCAACTTTAATTCCATGATCATGAGTTTATATCATATAATTTTGcctttttgtgttgtgtttatgacaatctttttattttgacCTTATATGACATAGTTATTACACTTGGACCCTCAT is from Notolabrus celidotus isolate fNotCel1 chromosome 10, fNotCel1.pri, whole genome shotgun sequence and encodes:
- the insig2 gene encoding insulin-induced gene 2 protein is translated as MSRTLTAMSDSTVTSGQQQWSGPAQTPQPSRGPFISVFTNRTTNLLIRGAMLFSVGVFLALVLNLLQVQRNVTLFPPDVISSIFSSAWWVPPCCGTASAMIGLLYPCIDSCLGEPHKFKREWSSVMRCVAVFVGINHASAKVDFANNVQLSLTLAALSIGLWWTFDRSRSGFGLGVTIALLATLATQLLVYNGVFQYTSPDFLYIRSWLPCIFFAGVITMGNIGRQLALYEYKFNQEKTHQD